A portion of the Oreochromis niloticus isolate F11D_XX linkage group LG10, O_niloticus_UMD_NMBU, whole genome shotgun sequence genome contains these proteins:
- the LOC100705330 gene encoding putative fibroblast growth factor 1 isoform X1, protein MLAQRGHCHMTLSQTQGHHAASSIPQTLCMMSEGDITVLPIGPGSLDLSKQEAQTLTRLYCMNGGYHLRILPDGTVNGGRQENDTYDILRLKAVSAGVVVIKGEATGRYLAMNRNGRLCGVQAVNDECYFLEKYEENHHNTYRSQKYNWYVALKRNGQPKAGPDTHQGQKAVFFLPRPAGNV, encoded by the exons ATGCTGGCTCAACGGGGGCACTGTCACATGACATTGTCACAG ACACAGGGACATCACGCTGCTTCATCCATACCTCAAACTCTCTGTATGATGTCTGAGGGAGACATTACAGTGCTGCCTATTGGACCTGGGTCCCTGGACCTGTCCAAGCAGGAAGCCCAGACACTGACCAGGCTCTACTGTATGAATGGAGGCTATCACCTAAGGATTTTACCAGATGGAACCGTCAATGGTGGGAGGCAAGAAAATGACACATATG ACATCCTGAGGCTGAAGGCTGTGAGTGCGGGGGTGGTGGTCATCAAAGGTGAGGCGACAGGAAGGTATCTGGCTATGAACAGGAATGGACGCCTCTGTGGAGTA CAAGCTGTGAACGATGAGTGTTACTTCCTGGAGAAATACGAAGAGAACCATCACAACACGTATCGTTCTCAGAAGTACAACTGGTACGTCGCCTTGAAGAGGAATGGCCAGCCCAAAGCAGGACCAGACACCCACCAGGGTCAGAAGGCCGTTTTTTTCCTGCCAAGGCCTGCAGGCAACGTGTAA
- the LOC100705330 gene encoding putative fibroblast growth factor 1 isoform X2: MMSEGDITVLPIGPGSLDLSKQEAQTLTRLYCMNGGYHLRILPDGTVNGGRQENDTYDILRLKAVSAGVVVIKGEATGRYLAMNRNGRLCGVQAVNDECYFLEKYEENHHNTYRSQKYNWYVALKRNGQPKAGPDTHQGQKAVFFLPRPAGNV, translated from the exons ATGATGTCTGAGGGAGACATTACAGTGCTGCCTATTGGACCTGGGTCCCTGGACCTGTCCAAGCAGGAAGCCCAGACACTGACCAGGCTCTACTGTATGAATGGAGGCTATCACCTAAGGATTTTACCAGATGGAACCGTCAATGGTGGGAGGCAAGAAAATGACACATATG ACATCCTGAGGCTGAAGGCTGTGAGTGCGGGGGTGGTGGTCATCAAAGGTGAGGCGACAGGAAGGTATCTGGCTATGAACAGGAATGGACGCCTCTGTGGAGTA CAAGCTGTGAACGATGAGTGTTACTTCCTGGAGAAATACGAAGAGAACCATCACAACACGTATCGTTCTCAGAAGTACAACTGGTACGTCGCCTTGAAGAGGAATGGCCAGCCCAAAGCAGGACCAGACACCCACCAGGGTCAGAAGGCCGTTTTTTTCCTGCCAAGGCCTGCAGGCAACGTGTAA